The Methanosarcina acetivorans C2A genome includes the window GATTCCTGGAAACAGGCATATAGTGATGGAGCAGGAATCAAAAGTAAGGAGTTAAAAGATATCGAATAAATTTTACAGAAAAATTAGGCATACTGCCAAAATCCTTTCACCAATATCTTTTCACCAATATCTTTTCACCAATATCTTTTCACCAATATCTTTTCACCAATATCTTTTCACCAATATCTTTTCACCAATATCTTTTCACCAATATCTTTTCACCAATATCTTTTCACCAATATCTTTTCACCAATATCTTTTCACCAATATCTTTTCACCAATATCTTTTCACCAATATCTTTTCAAGTAGATTTGTTGCTCTGGCTTTTTGATCTGTATCTTTTTCTCCTATCTTTACATTTTTGGATAAAGAGGATTTACTTCATATTCCTTTAATGATAATAGCAAATCTCATGTGCTTTAATTTCAGCATCTTCATGAGTATTTTCGCACGATAGCCCAATTAATGGCCTGGATTCTCAGGCTCTTTCGTCCATTTTCTTAAAATATTTTATCATGTTTTCCATGCTTTCTTGATAACTAGTAATTTCCTCTTCATCCAGTCTATCAAGGATCTCGGAAACCTTAGCCTGGATTGCTGCGTTTAACCAATTTCTGTATTCTTGACCGGCTTCGGTAAGGGATAGGATAGTTTTTCTGCGGTCTTCAGGGTCCCCTTTCCTGAAAATAAGTCCTTCTTTTTCTAGGGAATCAATTATTGATGTCAGGCTTCCTCTCTGCAGATCCAGGTATGCTCCAAGGACAGAAGGGATGATTTCCTCGTTTCTTCCTATGGCTATAATAGCTCTTTTCTGGTTTTTGTTCAAGTTATAGGGGCCATATGTAATCTCGTGAAAGATTTTTGCGAAATTTTTGTGAAAGAGATTAAGGAGGTCGAACTGGAACTCAGATGCTTCTTTTAACTTTTTCGATTTCATGTGGTTTCATACCATTAATTTGTTATTGTATATATTTGAAAGGTAAGATAAACTATTTCATAGCTGTTGATCAGAAGTCATTAGGATGAACTTTTTGAATTCAAATTGTTTACAATTTATCGTTTGAATCCAAATTATTATAGATTATATTGTTTATATTTAATCAATATGATTTCAAACTAAAAATTCAAACCTTACCACGATCTAATTTGAAATAGAATCTGAGACCTAAACTCCAGAAAAACAGAAAATTCATTTATTTCTCTTTTGAAGCGTTTATTTTCAAATTTATGCTGTCTTAAAAAATTTAAAGAAGGTTCAGAAAAATAGGACCCTTAATATGGTACTGAAAAAATTGCTGGAAAGGAAAGAGAAATTGGACTCTTCGCTGTTTTCTATGGGTCGAAAATAATCACTTGCTTGATGTTTAAAATCAAATATATTGGGCATCATGGTAAAATTTGAATTTTAGACATCTAACGGTTTAATGCTATCGTTTTTAGTTCAAATGCATAAGTCCGGTCCCAATTGTAGAATCAAATTTAATTTTAAAGCACGCTCTGAAAAAGTCAAGATTTACTACTGTTCAAATAATTATTAACATAATTCTGTTTTTTACCAGTTAAAATTCAATATTCTGATTACGACATAGGAACATTAACTCAATATAATTTGTTTTATTTTATTTCCTCTTAATTCTAATAGTTAGAATACAAACATTTTTATAGCTATTTGATCATTATTTTAAGAAAATTAAATTTGATTTTTGATAAAATGAAGTTGAATACAAGTAATATTGTATTCTCCCAACCTGAGATAATAATCCAAATTATCACATCACCTGAGACAAAGTCACCTTATGGACGCTGAAATAAATATAAAAATTAAAGGTGGGAAATATAATACACATAAAGAAGTTGAGTATTGGAATTGGGGCCTTGCTTGTAGTATTACTTATTGTAATCTTTCCAACCGAAACGGATCAGGAAACAAACACAACAGCTGCAGACAGTAAGATAATAATTATTGATGCCCTCGGCAGAGAAGTAATCCTTGATAAACCCGCCGAAAGAATTGCATATACGCATTACTCGGTCGCTGAAGTCCTGAAAGCTATCGGAGCCTGGGATCGGGTTGTAGCACGGGACGGGTATATCTCTGATGAAAATTTTTACCCGAATCTGGATGAGATCCCTGCGATATGTCCGGCCAGAAACCCCATGGACATAAACTACGAAAAAACCGTAGAAGTACAGCCTGATGTTCTCATCCTGCCAAAATTTGAATGGTATGATGACACTGACGAAATAATCAACAGGCTTGAACCTGATATTCCAGTTGTTTTCGTTGATACGCTAAATCCTGATTCCTTTTGTGATACTGTTCAGATAATAGGAACGATTGTCGGAAATGAAGACGAAGCTCAGGAATATATCGAGTTTTACAGTGGAATTTATGATCCTATAGTAGCTAAGACTTCGCAGATCGCTCAAGAAGACAGCCTGAATGTATTTTATAAGGCTTTTTCCGACACTCCAGAGCAAATAAAAACCTATGGTAAAGAAATGCCCGGCGGAAACGAGTTATTTAACGCGGCCGGAGGGAAAAACATTGCAGAAACTCTTTCTTTTGCTTATGGAGATGTCGATCGTGAATGGATTCTTGAACAGGACATCGATGCCGTTGTAGTTATGTGCTGGGATCAGCATTATCCTGAGACATTTGGATATGCTGTAAACGATTCAGAACTGGCTACGAAGAGTGGTAAGGAGATACAGGAAGAAATAATGGGGCAGGATATCTTTGCGCATACTGAAGCTGTAAAAAACAAAAAAGTGTACCTGCTTCATAACGAATTGCTTTCCACCCCGAGAAATATCATTGCCATAGCTTACATGGCGAAGTGGTTCTATCCAGACATGTTTCCTGACCTCGATCCGGAGG containing:
- a CDS encoding ABC transporter substrate-binding protein gives rise to the protein MSIGIGALLVVLLIVIFPTETDQETNTTAADSKIIIIDALGREVILDKPAERIAYTHYSVAEVLKAIGAWDRVVARDGYISDENFYPNLDEIPAICPARNPMDINYEKTVEVQPDVLILPKFEWYDDTDEIINRLEPDIPVVFVDTLNPDSFCDTVQIIGTIVGNEDEAQEYIEFYSGIYDPIVAKTSQIAQEDSLNVFYKAFSDTPEQIKTYGKEMPGGNELFNAAGGKNIAETLSFAYGDVDREWILEQDIDAVVVMCWDQHYPETFGYAVNDSELATKSGKEIQEEIMGQDIFAHTEAVKNKKVYLLHNELLSTPRNIIAIAYMAKWFYPDMFPDLDPEALHQEYLDRFIGADYNLSNVGLFAYPA
- a CDS encoding MarR family winged helix-turn-helix transcriptional regulator, with the translated sequence MNKNQKRAIIAIGRNEEIIPSVLGAYLDLQRGSLTSIIDSLEKEGLIFRKGDPEDRRKTILSLTEAGQEYRNWLNAAIQAKVSEILDRLDEEEITSYQESMENMIKYFKKMDERA